From the Capnocytophaga sp. oral taxon 878 genome, the window TGAGGGTACTAACCCCGATACTGGTGAAGTAGCGTTGCGCAAACCATCAGTTGATGCTCCTTTCTCAGCGTTGGCATTTAAGATTGCTACCGACCCTTATGTAGGACGTTTAGCTTTCTTCCGCGCTTACTCAGGTCACTTAGATGCAGGTTCTTACGTGTTGAATACACGTTCTGGTAATAAAGAGCGTATCTCTCGTATCTACCAAATGCACGCTAACAAGCAAAACCCTATCGAATATATTGAAGCAGGTGATATAGGGGCAGCAGTAGGATTTAAAGATATCAAAACAGGTGATACTCTTTGCGATGAGAAATATCCTATCGTACTTGAAAGTATGGTATTCCCTGACCCTGTGATTGGTATTGCAGTAGAACCTAAAACAAAAGCTGACGTTGATAAATTAGGTATGGCATTGGCTAAATTAGCTGAAGAAGACCCAACCTTCCAAGTGAAGACAGACCAAGCTTCTGGACAAACTATCATCTCAGGAATGGGTGAGTTACACTTGGATATCATTGTAGACCGTTTGAAACGTGAGTTCAAGGTAGAAGTGAACCAAGGTCAACCACAAGTAGAGTACAAAGAGGCTATTACTGGTAAAGCCGACCACCGCGAAGTCTACAAAAAACAAACAGGTGGACGTGGTAAGTTTGCTGACATTGTATTCCGTATGGAACCAGCAGAAGAAGGTAAAGTAGGCTTAGAATTTGTGAATGAAATCAAAGGTGGTAACATTCCTAAAGAATATATCCCATCAGTAGAAAAAGGTTTCAAAGAAGCAATGAAGAGCGGACCTTTGGCAGGATTTGAAATGGATGCAATGAAGATAGTTCTTCTTGATGGATCATTCCACCCTGTAGACTCTGACTCATTATCATTTGAGTTAGCAGCTAAGTTAGGTTACAAGGAAGCTGCTCGTGCTGCAAAAGCAGTATTGATGGAACCAATTATGAAATTGGAAGTTATCACTCCAGAAGAAAATATGGGTGATATAGTAGGTGACTTGAACCGCCGTCGTGGACAAGTAAACAATATGGATGACCGTAACGGTGCTAAAGTTATTAAAGCATTCGTTCCGCTATCAGAAATGTTTGGTTATGTAACATCATTGCGTACCCTTTCATCAGGACGAGCTACTTCGGTAATGGAGTTTTCACACTATGCTGAAACACCATCGAATATCGCAGAGGAAGTAATTAAAAACGCCAGAGGCAACTAAATTAGTAAGCAAATGAGTAATCAACAAAAAATAAGAATCAAGTTAAAGTCTTACGACCATAACTTAGTAGATAAATCAGCTGAAAAGATTGTTAAAACAGTGAAAGCAGCTGGTGCAGTAGTAGTAGGACCTATTCCACTACCTACACATAAAAAAATCTTTACTGTTCTACGCTCACCTCACGTGAATAAAAAAGCACGTGAACAGTTCCAACTGAGCTCACACAAGCGTTTGCTTGATATTTACAGCTCATCATCAAAAACTATTGATGCTTTGATGAAATTGGAATTGCCAAGTGGTGTAGATGTAGACATCAAAGTGTGATAACTTTGCTAAAATGTCCCGAAACTGTGGGTTAGG encodes:
- the fusA gene encoding elongation factor G; this encodes MSRDLKYTRNIGIAAHIDAGKTTTTERILFYTGKTHKIGEVHDGASTMDWMEQEAERGITIQSAATTCKWNFPTENGKPTADAKEYHFNIIDTPGHVDFTVEVNRSLRVLDGLVFLFSAVDGVEPQSETNWRLADNYKVPRIGFVNKMDRQGANFLNVCNQVKEMLKSNAVPIVLPIGDEADFKGVVDLIKNRAIVWHEENSGSTFDVVEIPEEMKEDVTKYRAQLIEEVAGYDEGLLEKFMEDEHSITEDEIHKALRAAVMDMAIIPMVCGSSFKNKGVQFMLDAVCRYLPSPLDKEAIEGTNPDTGEVALRKPSVDAPFSALAFKIATDPYVGRLAFFRAYSGHLDAGSYVLNTRSGNKERISRIYQMHANKQNPIEYIEAGDIGAAVGFKDIKTGDTLCDEKYPIVLESMVFPDPVIGIAVEPKTKADVDKLGMALAKLAEEDPTFQVKTDQASGQTIISGMGELHLDIIVDRLKREFKVEVNQGQPQVEYKEAITGKADHREVYKKQTGGRGKFADIVFRMEPAEEGKVGLEFVNEIKGGNIPKEYIPSVEKGFKEAMKSGPLAGFEMDAMKIVLLDGSFHPVDSDSLSFELAAKLGYKEAARAAKAVLMEPIMKLEVITPEENMGDIVGDLNRRRGQVNNMDDRNGAKVIKAFVPLSEMFGYVTSLRTLSSGRATSVMEFSHYAETPSNIAEEVIKNARGN
- the rpsJ gene encoding 30S ribosomal protein S10: MSNQQKIRIKLKSYDHNLVDKSAEKIVKTVKAAGAVVVGPIPLPTHKKIFTVLRSPHVNKKAREQFQLSSHKRLLDIYSSSSKTIDALMKLELPSGVDVDIKV